The Phragmites australis chromosome 15, lpPhrAust1.1, whole genome shotgun sequence genome window below encodes:
- the LOC133892806 gene encoding zinc finger AN1 and C2H2 domain-containing stress-associated protein 16, producing MGTPEFPNLGRHCSVGDCNQIDFLPFTCDRCDHVFCLQHRSYMSHQCPNANQKDVTVLICPLCAKGVRLNPNEDPNITWESHVNTDCDPSNYQKVTKKKKCPVPGCRETLTFSNTIRCKDCTKEHCLKHRFGPDHKCPGPRKMDSTFPFANMLRRSQKVETRPNSSNNSSSWWSSSLLNAASNFKSSAEAGMQKLSTATSQAFQKAKDGISPNSSSSSSGDLVEQCVHCPARFSTVGALIEHVEKSHQTNSQSSRGRVTIDVCPKCSKGFRDPVLLVEHVERDHGGTSRA from the exons ATGGGCACGCCGGAGTTCCCCAACCTGGGGCGGCACTGCAGCGTCGGCGACTGCAACCAGATCGACTTCCTCCCCTTCACATGCGACCGCTGCGACCAC GTCTTTTGCCTTCAGCACCGAAGTTATATGTCACACCAGTGTCCAAATGCAAATCAGAAGGATGTTACTGTCCTCATCTGCCCACTCTGTGCTAAAGGAGTTCGCTTGAATCCAAATGAAGACCCTAACATCACCTGGGAGTCTCATGTTAACACCGACTGTGATCCATCAAATTACCAGAAAgtaacaaagaaaaagaaatgccCTGTTCCTGGATGCAGAGAAACACTGACGTTTTCAAACACTATCAGATGCAAAGATTGCACCAAAGAACACTGCCTAAAGCATAGATTTGGGCCTGATCACAAGTGTCCAGGACCAAGAAAAATGGATTCCACCTTCCCCTTTGCAAATATGCTAAGGAGAAGCCAGAAAGTGGAGACACGTCCGAATAGCAGCAACAATAGTTCTTCATGGTGGAGCTCCAGCCTTCTGAACGCAGCATCAAATTTCAAATCATCGGCTGAAGCTGGAATGCAGAAATTGAGCACCGCAACTAGCCAAGCCTTCCAGAAGGCTAAGGATGGGATCTCCCCAaacagcagcagtagcagcagtGGTGACCTTGTGGAGCAATGTGTTCACTGCCCAGCAAGATTTTCCACTGTGGGGGCGTTAATCGAACATGTTGAGAAATCCCACCAGACGAACTCACAATCAAGTCGTGGCCGAGTGACAATTGATGTCTGCCCAAAATGCAGCAAGGGGTTCCGAGATCCGGTGTTGCTTGTGGAGCATGTTGAGAGGGATCATGGAGGAACATCAAGAGCATAA